In a genomic window of Pseudorasbora parva isolate DD20220531a chromosome 24, ASM2467924v1, whole genome shotgun sequence:
- the si:ch211-161h7.4 gene encoding muscle M-line assembly protein unc-89 isoform X2 yields MSFTGGHTVSVIEGGHDVTDADSEPGLPLLSPLPKSTGVNVQKKISRDPEKMKASSKRVHKGFLIQENGIQEDEIIRESPFKEIAPIKTSSPIALAIERDESVRPVADPLLFGVEDEEPIGGDLNKVACIQQSEPVKESLCGDSGSLTSPPERLEFRKNAKSNAGSFSSMKLPKNTKTSVQATQSLPPEIKEDLIVDKDPGQLSPVLVQKSEPKLREAEQCRNQVMEDPGKRSSFQQKLKKAMMPKSPCSRKRAAVPAPPPVDLEEDFMILDDEAPVLFIIPRKAETSRNKKPVPADTAKENVLTEPHSTEQLSLSEAEMTNQHGLDGKRSKAQIESGKQKPKGKHGKVSKKSGKDSVTHNGVVEDGADPVTEVLEDRVCDLTSSETVQARKEVQAEKKRSNSKAPEPVQLSEKDETDGVDPGGSQEIPVPVSKATKKPLKSSKQENPGSNAKKKSNKVTAAAALHSTKSVKSNKNRRNSKKEETVTKTKKQTSKQQIKLKQSNPSCDEQVHELPPALNEQEEEQRKAVSKQSSTIEDAVDPGEKQKRKEKQRREPKPKDPPTTVSDISSDSPLCTKRKRKPPGSWWLSSPNESTTELQPKQVFVTSQELKASKKTSKKQAAAVDSEETQSLRHAQGNQKKPKTHNVLDNVKKLITVGNQHDTGAEQKTAKKTGGRRKPKSAATLPQVASPAHRSGEEVGACPTENAVEISPEFCNPHRQHSVLPGEKRVFDLVYSRDVGSAQKPPSSSLRRPESSASDNFPQKRQRKAPSNWWEAPQSQEPEEELPPPRSPPQKSKLSNTPLRGGFNKEANIMKLQKTNNHTRNIKRNIINTPKSIKRSLASMNAIFASEKNENLVKSGQRSRKQGRRNLLHSLEDQSDHSSENVAQSDDQLQGDGRTSFGFTSGVTVEPPGTRKKMSVRVSSGPNTLSDVDVAFRSGPSSVLELQQHDEEDEDIVLPSSKLTAHVRQAPRVLAQCDLCGPPLEPVVLENEDWDNLHAWFSHLWPPASKNGRVISPDDFHWHSHGGRAMGHTVDLQSHSFSHGKILLGSFMKKPSQVDHDMVYVFSIISSCVRVDIDGVKSVYNSGEVFMIPSGQAYSIHNLCQEPAVLIYHRTQSNDTPS; encoded by the exons ATGAGCTTCACTGGCGGACACACAGTCTCTGTTATCGAGGGTGGACACGATGTCACAG ATGCTGACTCTGAGCCGGGTCTGCCTCTGCTTTCTCCCTTGCCCAAAAGCACCGGTGTAAATGTTCAGAAGAAAATCTCACGTGATCCAGAGAAGATGAAGGCATCTTCTAAACGG GTACACAAGGGTTTTTTGATCCAAGAAAATGGCATTCAAGAGGATGAAATAATTAGAG AGAGTCCATTTAAAGAAATTGCTCCCATTAAGACATCCAGCCCAATTGCTTTAGCAATAGAGAGGGATGAATCTGTCAGACCTGTGGCTGATCCTCTTCTCTTTGGAGTTGAGGATGAGGAGCCCATTGGTGGAGACTTAAACAAGGTGGCCTGCATTCAGCAGTCAGAACCGGTGAAGGAATCCCTCTGTGG GGATAGCGGGTCTCTCACATCACCACCAGAAAGGCTTGAGTTTAGAAAAAATGCTAAATCAAATGCAGGTTCCTTTTCAAG catgaagcttccaaaaaacacaaaaacgtcAGTGCAAGCCACCCAGTCTTTACCTCCAGAAATTAAGGAAGATTTAATAGT GGATAAAGATCCTGGACAGCTTTCTCCTGTTTTGGTACAGAAGAGTGAACCAAAACTTCGGGAGGCAGAACAATGCAGAAATCAAGTGATGGAGGATCCAGGCAAAAGATCATCTTTCCAGCAGAAGCTTAAAAAAGCCATGATGCCCAAATCCCCATG CTCCAGGAAACGAGCAGCAGTTCCAGCTCCTCCACCTGTAGATTTAGAGGAGGACTTCATGATCCTGGACGATGAGGCCCCTGTTCTTTTTATTATCCCTCGCAAGGCAGAAACCAGCAGGAACAAAAAACCTGTCCCTGCTGACACAGCAAAGGAGAATGTTCTTACAGAGCCGCACTCAACAGAACAGCTATCGCTGAGTGAAGCAGAGATGACTAATCAGCATGGGTTGGATGGTAAAAGAAGCAAAGCACAAATAGAGTCTGGTAAACAAAAACCGAAAGGAAAGCATGGAAAAGTTTCAAAAAAGAGTGGCAAAGACTCTGTGACTCATAATGGTGTAGTAGAGGATGGAGCAGACCCTGTTACTGAAGTACTGGAGGACCGGGTTTGTGATCTGACCTCTTCTGAAACTGTACAGGCACGCAAAGAAGTACAAGCAG AAAAGAAACGGTCAAACAGCAAAGCACCTGAGCCTGTTCAACTTTCTGAAAAGGATGAAACGGATGGAGTGGATCCAGGTGGCAGCCAAGAAATCCCAGTTCCTGTGTCTAAAGCGACTAAGAAACCCTTAAAATCATCTAAACAGGAGAATCCAGGGTCAAATGCGAAGAAGAAATCCAATAAAGTCACTGCTGCAGCAGCTCTTCACTCCACAAAGTCAGTGAAATCCAACAAAAATAGAAGGAACAGCAAAAAGGAGGAAACTGTCACTAAGACAAAGAAACAAACTTCTAAACAACAAATAAAGTTGAAACAGAGCAATCCTTCCTGTGATGAGCAAGTGCATGAACTTCCACCTGCCCTCAATGAGCAAGAGGAGGAACAAAGAAAAG CTGTAAGTAAACAATCTTCCACCATAGAAGATGCTGTGGATCCAGGCGAAAAAcagaagagaaaagaaaaacagaggCGGGAACCAAAACCAAAAGATCCACCAACAACTGTGTCTGACATTTCGTCAGACAGTCCTCTGTGTACCAAGAGGAAAAGGAAACCTCCAGGATCATGGTGGCTCTCTAGCCCAAATGAAAGTACCACAGAGCTTCAGCCAAAGCAGGTGTTTGTCACGTCACAGGAGTTGAAAGCCAGTAAAAAAACGTCAAAGAAGCAAGCAGCTGCTGTTGATTCTGAAGAAACACAGTCCCTCAGGCATGCCCAGGGGAATCAGAAGAAACCGAAGACTCACAATGTGTTGGACAATGTGAAGAAGTTGATTACAGTTGGCAATCAACATGATACTGGAGCTGAGCAGAAGACAGCTAAGAAGACTGGCGGACGAAGGAAACCAAAATCGGCAGCCACTCTACCTCAAGTGGCATCACCAGCTCATAGGTCAGGAGAGGAAGTGGGAGCTTGTCCGACTGAGAATGCAGTGGAGATTAGTCCAGAATTCTGTAATCCTCACAGACAGCACAGCGTCTTACCAG GCGAGAAGAGAGTGTTTGACTTGGTTTACTCAAGAGATGTTGGATCTGCACAGAAACCACCCTCCTCTTCTCTTAGAAGACCAGAGAGTTCTGCATCAGACAACTTTCCACAGAAAAGACAAAGAAAAGCTCCTTCCAATTGGTGGGAGGCGCCGCAGTCTCAGGAACCAGAAGAAGAGCTTCCACCTCCTCGCAGTCCCCCACAAAAGTCCAAACTATCGAACACTCCTCTTCGTGGTGGATTTAATAAGGAGGCGAATATAATGAaattgcaaaaaacaaacaatcacACCAGGAacataaaaagaaacataatcAACACGCCAAAGTCAATTAAACGATCTTTAGCCTCAATGAATGCAATTTTTGcttctgaaaaaaatgaaaatttggtaAAAAGTGGACAAAGGAGCAGAAAACAGGGACGCAGAAACCTTCTTCACTCTCTTGAGGACCAGTCAGATCACTCAAGTGAGAATGTGGCTCAAAGTGATGATCAGCTGCAGGGAGACGGACGCACCTCCTTTGGCTTCACCAGTGGTGTTACTGTGGAGCCGCCAGGGACCAGAAAGAAGATGAGTGTCCGAGTATCCAGTGGACCCAACACTTTATCTGATGT TGACGTTGCTTTCAGAAGTGGGCCGTCATCAGTGCTTGAGCTTCAGCAACATGATGAAGAGGATGAGGATATCG tTTTGCCGTCGTCAAAGTTGACAGCCCATGTGCGACAGGCTCCACGAGTGTTGGCGCAATGTGATCTCTGTGGGCCTCCATTGGAGCCTGTTGTCCTGGAAAATGAGGACTGGGACAACCTACATGCGTGGTTCTCTCACTTGTGGCCCCCAGCCTCGAAAA ACGGACGAGTTATTAGTCCTGATGACTTCCACTGGCACTCCCATGGAGGCCGAGCAATGGGTCACACGGTTGACCTCCAGAGCCACTCTTTCTCGCATGGAAAGATTCTGCTAGGGTCGTTCATGAAGAAACCCTCACAGGTGGACCATGATATGGTTTAT GTATTCAGCATCATCTCAAGTTGTGTGCGTGTTGATATTGATGGTGTAAAATCAGTCTATAATTCTGGAGAAGTGTTTATGATCCCCTCTG GACAAGCGTATAGCATCCACAACCTGTGTCAGGAACCTGCAGTGCTGATTTACCACAGGACACAGTCCAATGATACGCCAAGCTGA
- the si:ch211-161h7.4 gene encoding centromere protein C isoform X3, whose protein sequence is MSQVKAKKKLHYHQKQEIARSELNDVFTLPNIDNLFDDIDADSEPGLPLLSPLPKSTGVNVQKKISRDPEKMKASSKRVHKGFLIQENGIQEDEIIRESPFKEIAPIKTSSPIALAIERDESVRPVADPLLFGVEDEEPIGGDLNKVACIQQSEPVKESLCGDSGSLTSPPERLEFRKNAKSNAGSFSRDKDPGQLSPVLVQKSEPKLREAEQCRNQVMEDPGKRSSFQQKLKKAMMPKSPCSRKRAAVPAPPPVDLEEDFMILDDEAPVLFIIPRKAETSRNKKPVPADTAKENVLTEPHSTEQLSLSEAEMTNQHGLDGKRSKAQIESGKQKPKGKHGKVSKKSGKDSVTHNGVVEDGADPVTEVLEDRVCDLTSSETVQARKEVQAEKKRSNSKAPEPVQLSEKDETDGVDPGGSQEIPVPVSKATKKPLKSSKQENPGSNAKKKSNKVTAAAALHSTKSVKSNKNRRNSKKEETVTKTKKQTSKQQIKLKQSNPSCDEQVHELPPALNEQEEEQRKAVSKQSSTIEDAVDPGEKQKRKEKQRREPKPKDPPTTVSDISSDSPLCTKRKRKPPGSWWLSSPNESTTELQPKQVFVTSQELKASKKTSKKQAAAVDSEETQSLRHAQGNQKKPKTHNVLDNVKKLITVGNQHDTGAEQKTAKKTGGRRKPKSAATLPQVASPAHRSGEEVGACPTENAVEISPEFCNPHRQHSVLPGEKRVFDLVYSRDVGSAQKPPSSSLRRPESSASDNFPQKRQRKAPSNWWEAPQSQEPEEELPPPRSPPQKSKLSNTPLRGGFNKEANIMKLQKTNNHTRNIKRNIINTPKSIKRSLASMNAIFASEKNENLVKSGQRSRKQGRRNLLHSLEDQSDHSSENVAQSDDQLQGDGRTSFGFTSGVTVEPPGTRKKMSVRVSSGPNTLSDVDVAFRSGPSSVLELQQHDEEDEDIVLPSSKLTAHVRQAPRVLAQCDLCGPPLEPVVLENEDWDNLHAWFSHLWPPASKNGRVISPDDFHWHSHGGRAMGHTVDLQSHSFSHGKILLGSFMKKPSQVDHDMVYVFSIISSCVRVDIDGVKSVYNSGEVFMIPSGQAYSIHNLCQEPAVLIYHRTQSNDTPS, encoded by the exons ATGTCACAG GTCAAAGCCAAAAAGAAACTGCATTATCACCAAAAACAGGAAAT AGCCCGTTCTGAACTCAATGATGTCTTCACCCTGCCTAACATTGACAATCTCTTCGATGACATTG ATGCTGACTCTGAGCCGGGTCTGCCTCTGCTTTCTCCCTTGCCCAAAAGCACCGGTGTAAATGTTCAGAAGAAAATCTCACGTGATCCAGAGAAGATGAAGGCATCTTCTAAACGG GTACACAAGGGTTTTTTGATCCAAGAAAATGGCATTCAAGAGGATGAAATAATTAGAG AGAGTCCATTTAAAGAAATTGCTCCCATTAAGACATCCAGCCCAATTGCTTTAGCAATAGAGAGGGATGAATCTGTCAGACCTGTGGCTGATCCTCTTCTCTTTGGAGTTGAGGATGAGGAGCCCATTGGTGGAGACTTAAACAAGGTGGCCTGCATTCAGCAGTCAGAACCGGTGAAGGAATCCCTCTGTGG GGATAGCGGGTCTCTCACATCACCACCAGAAAGGCTTGAGTTTAGAAAAAATGCTAAATCAAATGCAGGTTCCTTTTCAAG GGATAAAGATCCTGGACAGCTTTCTCCTGTTTTGGTACAGAAGAGTGAACCAAAACTTCGGGAGGCAGAACAATGCAGAAATCAAGTGATGGAGGATCCAGGCAAAAGATCATCTTTCCAGCAGAAGCTTAAAAAAGCCATGATGCCCAAATCCCCATG CTCCAGGAAACGAGCAGCAGTTCCAGCTCCTCCACCTGTAGATTTAGAGGAGGACTTCATGATCCTGGACGATGAGGCCCCTGTTCTTTTTATTATCCCTCGCAAGGCAGAAACCAGCAGGAACAAAAAACCTGTCCCTGCTGACACAGCAAAGGAGAATGTTCTTACAGAGCCGCACTCAACAGAACAGCTATCGCTGAGTGAAGCAGAGATGACTAATCAGCATGGGTTGGATGGTAAAAGAAGCAAAGCACAAATAGAGTCTGGTAAACAAAAACCGAAAGGAAAGCATGGAAAAGTTTCAAAAAAGAGTGGCAAAGACTCTGTGACTCATAATGGTGTAGTAGAGGATGGAGCAGACCCTGTTACTGAAGTACTGGAGGACCGGGTTTGTGATCTGACCTCTTCTGAAACTGTACAGGCACGCAAAGAAGTACAAGCAG AAAAGAAACGGTCAAACAGCAAAGCACCTGAGCCTGTTCAACTTTCTGAAAAGGATGAAACGGATGGAGTGGATCCAGGTGGCAGCCAAGAAATCCCAGTTCCTGTGTCTAAAGCGACTAAGAAACCCTTAAAATCATCTAAACAGGAGAATCCAGGGTCAAATGCGAAGAAGAAATCCAATAAAGTCACTGCTGCAGCAGCTCTTCACTCCACAAAGTCAGTGAAATCCAACAAAAATAGAAGGAACAGCAAAAAGGAGGAAACTGTCACTAAGACAAAGAAACAAACTTCTAAACAACAAATAAAGTTGAAACAGAGCAATCCTTCCTGTGATGAGCAAGTGCATGAACTTCCACCTGCCCTCAATGAGCAAGAGGAGGAACAAAGAAAAG CTGTAAGTAAACAATCTTCCACCATAGAAGATGCTGTGGATCCAGGCGAAAAAcagaagagaaaagaaaaacagaggCGGGAACCAAAACCAAAAGATCCACCAACAACTGTGTCTGACATTTCGTCAGACAGTCCTCTGTGTACCAAGAGGAAAAGGAAACCTCCAGGATCATGGTGGCTCTCTAGCCCAAATGAAAGTACCACAGAGCTTCAGCCAAAGCAGGTGTTTGTCACGTCACAGGAGTTGAAAGCCAGTAAAAAAACGTCAAAGAAGCAAGCAGCTGCTGTTGATTCTGAAGAAACACAGTCCCTCAGGCATGCCCAGGGGAATCAGAAGAAACCGAAGACTCACAATGTGTTGGACAATGTGAAGAAGTTGATTACAGTTGGCAATCAACATGATACTGGAGCTGAGCAGAAGACAGCTAAGAAGACTGGCGGACGAAGGAAACCAAAATCGGCAGCCACTCTACCTCAAGTGGCATCACCAGCTCATAGGTCAGGAGAGGAAGTGGGAGCTTGTCCGACTGAGAATGCAGTGGAGATTAGTCCAGAATTCTGTAATCCTCACAGACAGCACAGCGTCTTACCAG GCGAGAAGAGAGTGTTTGACTTGGTTTACTCAAGAGATGTTGGATCTGCACAGAAACCACCCTCCTCTTCTCTTAGAAGACCAGAGAGTTCTGCATCAGACAACTTTCCACAGAAAAGACAAAGAAAAGCTCCTTCCAATTGGTGGGAGGCGCCGCAGTCTCAGGAACCAGAAGAAGAGCTTCCACCTCCTCGCAGTCCCCCACAAAAGTCCAAACTATCGAACACTCCTCTTCGTGGTGGATTTAATAAGGAGGCGAATATAATGAaattgcaaaaaacaaacaatcacACCAGGAacataaaaagaaacataatcAACACGCCAAAGTCAATTAAACGATCTTTAGCCTCAATGAATGCAATTTTTGcttctgaaaaaaatgaaaatttggtaAAAAGTGGACAAAGGAGCAGAAAACAGGGACGCAGAAACCTTCTTCACTCTCTTGAGGACCAGTCAGATCACTCAAGTGAGAATGTGGCTCAAAGTGATGATCAGCTGCAGGGAGACGGACGCACCTCCTTTGGCTTCACCAGTGGTGTTACTGTGGAGCCGCCAGGGACCAGAAAGAAGATGAGTGTCCGAGTATCCAGTGGACCCAACACTTTATCTGATGT TGACGTTGCTTTCAGAAGTGGGCCGTCATCAGTGCTTGAGCTTCAGCAACATGATGAAGAGGATGAGGATATCG tTTTGCCGTCGTCAAAGTTGACAGCCCATGTGCGACAGGCTCCACGAGTGTTGGCGCAATGTGATCTCTGTGGGCCTCCATTGGAGCCTGTTGTCCTGGAAAATGAGGACTGGGACAACCTACATGCGTGGTTCTCTCACTTGTGGCCCCCAGCCTCGAAAA ACGGACGAGTTATTAGTCCTGATGACTTCCACTGGCACTCCCATGGAGGCCGAGCAATGGGTCACACGGTTGACCTCCAGAGCCACTCTTTCTCGCATGGAAAGATTCTGCTAGGGTCGTTCATGAAGAAACCCTCACAGGTGGACCATGATATGGTTTAT GTATTCAGCATCATCTCAAGTTGTGTGCGTGTTGATATTGATGGTGTAAAATCAGTCTATAATTCTGGAGAAGTGTTTATGATCCCCTCTG GACAAGCGTATAGCATCCACAACCTGTGTCAGGAACCTGCAGTGCTGATTTACCACAGGACACAGTCCAATGATACGCCAAGCTGA
- the si:ch211-161h7.4 gene encoding muscle M-line assembly protein unc-89 isoform X1: MSQVKAKKKLHYHQKQEIARSELNDVFTLPNIDNLFDDIDADSEPGLPLLSPLPKSTGVNVQKKISRDPEKMKASSKRVHKGFLIQENGIQEDEIIRESPFKEIAPIKTSSPIALAIERDESVRPVADPLLFGVEDEEPIGGDLNKVACIQQSEPVKESLCGDSGSLTSPPERLEFRKNAKSNAGSFSSMKLPKNTKTSVQATQSLPPEIKEDLIVDKDPGQLSPVLVQKSEPKLREAEQCRNQVMEDPGKRSSFQQKLKKAMMPKSPCSRKRAAVPAPPPVDLEEDFMILDDEAPVLFIIPRKAETSRNKKPVPADTAKENVLTEPHSTEQLSLSEAEMTNQHGLDGKRSKAQIESGKQKPKGKHGKVSKKSGKDSVTHNGVVEDGADPVTEVLEDRVCDLTSSETVQARKEVQAEKKRSNSKAPEPVQLSEKDETDGVDPGGSQEIPVPVSKATKKPLKSSKQENPGSNAKKKSNKVTAAAALHSTKSVKSNKNRRNSKKEETVTKTKKQTSKQQIKLKQSNPSCDEQVHELPPALNEQEEEQRKAVSKQSSTIEDAVDPGEKQKRKEKQRREPKPKDPPTTVSDISSDSPLCTKRKRKPPGSWWLSSPNESTTELQPKQVFVTSQELKASKKTSKKQAAAVDSEETQSLRHAQGNQKKPKTHNVLDNVKKLITVGNQHDTGAEQKTAKKTGGRRKPKSAATLPQVASPAHRSGEEVGACPTENAVEISPEFCNPHRQHSVLPGEKRVFDLVYSRDVGSAQKPPSSSLRRPESSASDNFPQKRQRKAPSNWWEAPQSQEPEEELPPPRSPPQKSKLSNTPLRGGFNKEANIMKLQKTNNHTRNIKRNIINTPKSIKRSLASMNAIFASEKNENLVKSGQRSRKQGRRNLLHSLEDQSDHSSENVAQSDDQLQGDGRTSFGFTSGVTVEPPGTRKKMSVRVSSGPNTLSDVDVAFRSGPSSVLELQQHDEEDEDIVLPSSKLTAHVRQAPRVLAQCDLCGPPLEPVVLENEDWDNLHAWFSHLWPPASKNGRVISPDDFHWHSHGGRAMGHTVDLQSHSFSHGKILLGSFMKKPSQVDHDMVYVFSIISSCVRVDIDGVKSVYNSGEVFMIPSGQAYSIHNLCQEPAVLIYHRTQSNDTPS; encoded by the exons ATGTCACAG GTCAAAGCCAAAAAGAAACTGCATTATCACCAAAAACAGGAAAT AGCCCGTTCTGAACTCAATGATGTCTTCACCCTGCCTAACATTGACAATCTCTTCGATGACATTG ATGCTGACTCTGAGCCGGGTCTGCCTCTGCTTTCTCCCTTGCCCAAAAGCACCGGTGTAAATGTTCAGAAGAAAATCTCACGTGATCCAGAGAAGATGAAGGCATCTTCTAAACGG GTACACAAGGGTTTTTTGATCCAAGAAAATGGCATTCAAGAGGATGAAATAATTAGAG AGAGTCCATTTAAAGAAATTGCTCCCATTAAGACATCCAGCCCAATTGCTTTAGCAATAGAGAGGGATGAATCTGTCAGACCTGTGGCTGATCCTCTTCTCTTTGGAGTTGAGGATGAGGAGCCCATTGGTGGAGACTTAAACAAGGTGGCCTGCATTCAGCAGTCAGAACCGGTGAAGGAATCCCTCTGTGG GGATAGCGGGTCTCTCACATCACCACCAGAAAGGCTTGAGTTTAGAAAAAATGCTAAATCAAATGCAGGTTCCTTTTCAAG catgaagcttccaaaaaacacaaaaacgtcAGTGCAAGCCACCCAGTCTTTACCTCCAGAAATTAAGGAAGATTTAATAGT GGATAAAGATCCTGGACAGCTTTCTCCTGTTTTGGTACAGAAGAGTGAACCAAAACTTCGGGAGGCAGAACAATGCAGAAATCAAGTGATGGAGGATCCAGGCAAAAGATCATCTTTCCAGCAGAAGCTTAAAAAAGCCATGATGCCCAAATCCCCATG CTCCAGGAAACGAGCAGCAGTTCCAGCTCCTCCACCTGTAGATTTAGAGGAGGACTTCATGATCCTGGACGATGAGGCCCCTGTTCTTTTTATTATCCCTCGCAAGGCAGAAACCAGCAGGAACAAAAAACCTGTCCCTGCTGACACAGCAAAGGAGAATGTTCTTACAGAGCCGCACTCAACAGAACAGCTATCGCTGAGTGAAGCAGAGATGACTAATCAGCATGGGTTGGATGGTAAAAGAAGCAAAGCACAAATAGAGTCTGGTAAACAAAAACCGAAAGGAAAGCATGGAAAAGTTTCAAAAAAGAGTGGCAAAGACTCTGTGACTCATAATGGTGTAGTAGAGGATGGAGCAGACCCTGTTACTGAAGTACTGGAGGACCGGGTTTGTGATCTGACCTCTTCTGAAACTGTACAGGCACGCAAAGAAGTACAAGCAG AAAAGAAACGGTCAAACAGCAAAGCACCTGAGCCTGTTCAACTTTCTGAAAAGGATGAAACGGATGGAGTGGATCCAGGTGGCAGCCAAGAAATCCCAGTTCCTGTGTCTAAAGCGACTAAGAAACCCTTAAAATCATCTAAACAGGAGAATCCAGGGTCAAATGCGAAGAAGAAATCCAATAAAGTCACTGCTGCAGCAGCTCTTCACTCCACAAAGTCAGTGAAATCCAACAAAAATAGAAGGAACAGCAAAAAGGAGGAAACTGTCACTAAGACAAAGAAACAAACTTCTAAACAACAAATAAAGTTGAAACAGAGCAATCCTTCCTGTGATGAGCAAGTGCATGAACTTCCACCTGCCCTCAATGAGCAAGAGGAGGAACAAAGAAAAG CTGTAAGTAAACAATCTTCCACCATAGAAGATGCTGTGGATCCAGGCGAAAAAcagaagagaaaagaaaaacagaggCGGGAACCAAAACCAAAAGATCCACCAACAACTGTGTCTGACATTTCGTCAGACAGTCCTCTGTGTACCAAGAGGAAAAGGAAACCTCCAGGATCATGGTGGCTCTCTAGCCCAAATGAAAGTACCACAGAGCTTCAGCCAAAGCAGGTGTTTGTCACGTCACAGGAGTTGAAAGCCAGTAAAAAAACGTCAAAGAAGCAAGCAGCTGCTGTTGATTCTGAAGAAACACAGTCCCTCAGGCATGCCCAGGGGAATCAGAAGAAACCGAAGACTCACAATGTGTTGGACAATGTGAAGAAGTTGATTACAGTTGGCAATCAACATGATACTGGAGCTGAGCAGAAGACAGCTAAGAAGACTGGCGGACGAAGGAAACCAAAATCGGCAGCCACTCTACCTCAAGTGGCATCACCAGCTCATAGGTCAGGAGAGGAAGTGGGAGCTTGTCCGACTGAGAATGCAGTGGAGATTAGTCCAGAATTCTGTAATCCTCACAGACAGCACAGCGTCTTACCAG GCGAGAAGAGAGTGTTTGACTTGGTTTACTCAAGAGATGTTGGATCTGCACAGAAACCACCCTCCTCTTCTCTTAGAAGACCAGAGAGTTCTGCATCAGACAACTTTCCACAGAAAAGACAAAGAAAAGCTCCTTCCAATTGGTGGGAGGCGCCGCAGTCTCAGGAACCAGAAGAAGAGCTTCCACCTCCTCGCAGTCCCCCACAAAAGTCCAAACTATCGAACACTCCTCTTCGTGGTGGATTTAATAAGGAGGCGAATATAATGAaattgcaaaaaacaaacaatcacACCAGGAacataaaaagaaacataatcAACACGCCAAAGTCAATTAAACGATCTTTAGCCTCAATGAATGCAATTTTTGcttctgaaaaaaatgaaaatttggtaAAAAGTGGACAAAGGAGCAGAAAACAGGGACGCAGAAACCTTCTTCACTCTCTTGAGGACCAGTCAGATCACTCAAGTGAGAATGTGGCTCAAAGTGATGATCAGCTGCAGGGAGACGGACGCACCTCCTTTGGCTTCACCAGTGGTGTTACTGTGGAGCCGCCAGGGACCAGAAAGAAGATGAGTGTCCGAGTATCCAGTGGACCCAACACTTTATCTGATGT TGACGTTGCTTTCAGAAGTGGGCCGTCATCAGTGCTTGAGCTTCAGCAACATGATGAAGAGGATGAGGATATCG tTTTGCCGTCGTCAAAGTTGACAGCCCATGTGCGACAGGCTCCACGAGTGTTGGCGCAATGTGATCTCTGTGGGCCTCCATTGGAGCCTGTTGTCCTGGAAAATGAGGACTGGGACAACCTACATGCGTGGTTCTCTCACTTGTGGCCCCCAGCCTCGAAAA ACGGACGAGTTATTAGTCCTGATGACTTCCACTGGCACTCCCATGGAGGCCGAGCAATGGGTCACACGGTTGACCTCCAGAGCCACTCTTTCTCGCATGGAAAGATTCTGCTAGGGTCGTTCATGAAGAAACCCTCACAGGTGGACCATGATATGGTTTAT GTATTCAGCATCATCTCAAGTTGTGTGCGTGTTGATATTGATGGTGTAAAATCAGTCTATAATTCTGGAGAAGTGTTTATGATCCCCTCTG GACAAGCGTATAGCATCCACAACCTGTGTCAGGAACCTGCAGTGCTGATTTACCACAGGACACAGTCCAATGATACGCCAAGCTGA